In one window of Brachyhypopomus gauderio isolate BG-103 chromosome 16, BGAUD_0.2, whole genome shotgun sequence DNA:
- the LOC143477852 gene encoding multidrug and toxin extrusion protein 1-like isoform X2 has protein sequence MDGSGSTAEALSTEPNTKVFCCRYLRNFLPRAYREELYHMLRMSGPLTLTITTAATGGGLALACDTLVAQTFGSKNLLYVGVILQRGILILLLFCLPCWALLINTQSLLLLLGQEPEVARIAQLYVVIYLPAVPALFLHQLQGAYLQNQGVIFPQMYTAVAANIANVLTNYIMIFWLDLGVYGSAVASSLSEIYSCVFLYGYIRWKKLHTDTWGGWTLESLQDWGPYMKLAVPSMMMLCFECWIYELGGFLAGLLGEVDLAAQHAVIMIATIVYMCPLGIQSAVCVRVGNALGAGDTAGALLTCKVSLGCTVAMTIVEGAILASVKSVIGFIFTDDRQIILLVSQILNVYCVLVISDGLVCICMGILLGSGQQKIAAIANLIGYYCIGLPVAISLMFAAKLQVAGFWLGLLICVCIQAGFFITVIFKLNWDRLTKEAVQRCRKNKLSSVARDTENDLNHRTVVSSIPMDNATSSVENRSSYQTTSLQQHEGSEPQERVKPDQKVEKHQVLLSTSQLIIRRGLTTLSVILIFAAGVAIHVLLPLPEVLDAFGVNATLHSNTTLHYSTLSPQVTPTMTL, from the exons CAACAGGAGGAGGTCTCGCACTGGCATGTGACACGCTAGTGGCTCAG ACGTTCGGGAGCAAGAACCTGCTATATGTGGGGGTGATTCTGCAGAGGGGCATTCTGATCCTTCTGCTCTTCTGCCTGCCCTGCTGGGCCCTGCTCATCAACACCCagtccctcctcctcctgctgggCCAGGAGCCCGAGGTGGCCAG GATAGCTCAGCTCTATGTGGTCATATACCTGCCTGCAGTACCG GCTCTGTTTCTGCATCAGCTGCAGGGAGCATATCTTCAGAACCAG GGAGTGATTTTTCCACAGATGTATACTGCTGTTGCGGCAAACATTGCCAATGTACTGACAAATTACATTATGATCTTCTGGTTGGACCTTGGAGTATA CGGGTCTGCTGTGGCCAGTTCTTTGTCAGAGATCTACAGCTGTGTGTTTCTCTATGGCTACATTCGCTGGAAGAAGCTGCACACGGACACATGGGGAG GCTGGACTTTAGAGTCGCTGCAAGACTGGGGGCCGTACATGAAGCTAGCAGTGCCTAGCATGATGATGCTCTGTTTTGAGTGTTGGATTTATGAGTTAGGAGGATTCCTAGCAG GGCTACTGGGCGAAGTGGATCTGGCTGCTCAACACGCAGTGATTATGATTGCTACCATAGTCTACATG TGTCCGTTAGGCATTCAGAGTGCggtatgcgtgcgtgtgggtAACGCCCTCGGGGCGGGGGACACTGCCGGGGCCCTCCTCACCTGCAAGGTTTCTCTCGGCTGCACAG TCGCCATGACCATCGTCGAAGGCGCCATACTGGCCTCTGTGAAGTCGGTCATCGGTTTCATATTTACAGATGATAG GCAGATCATACTGTTGGTGTCCCAAATTTTAAACGTCTACTGTGTTTTGGTGATTTCTGATGGTCTTGTG TGTATTTGCATGGGCATTCTTCTGGGTTCGGGGCAGCAGAAGATAGCAGCTATCGCTAATCTTATTGGTTACTACTGCATCGGACTGCCAGTGGCCATCTCTCTCATGTTTGCAGCAAAACTACAAGTTGCTG GATTTTGGCTGGGGCTcctcatctgtgtgtgcattCAGGCCGGCTTCTTCATCACAGTCATTTTCAAACTTAACTGGGATAGATTGACAAAAGAG GCCGTTCAACGCTGTAGAAAAAACAAACTGTCCAGTGTGGCACGAGATACCGAAAACGATCTGAATCATCGTACTGTAGTGAGTTCTATTCCAATGGACAATGCAACAAGCAGTGTAGAG AATAGGAGCAGCTACCAGACCACGAGCTTACAGCAGCATGAAGGCTCAGAACCTCAGGAGAGGGTGAAACCGGACCAGAAGGTGGAGAAGCACCAAGTGTTACTCTCCACATCTCAGCTCATCATCAGAAGAGGCCTGAccactctctctgtcattcTTATCTTCGCCGCGGGGGTGGCCATCCATGTCTTGCTGCCTTTGCCTGAGGTTCTTGATGCATTTGGAGTTAATGCCACTTTGCACTCTAACACCACACTGCACTACTCCACACTGTCTCCTCAGGTCACTCCCACAATGACACTCTGA